A single genomic interval of Microbacterium hydrocarbonoxydans harbors:
- a CDS encoding MFS transporter has product MQQVPRSPVTTPGWRAWLIWGVGVAAYVLAITNRTSLGAVGVEAADRFQADASTLALFAVVQLAVYGGMQIPIGILLDRFGSRPIMTVGMLLMAAGQLTMALSPSIGIAIFARILLGAGDAAIFPAVLRLVATWFPAQRGPIMVQFTGIIGQAGQLVALVPLAALLHATTWTITFGSIAGLGVLFTILVALLIRNHPADREADVSVDTDTGVIRVVTSSVDTGVGIRAAWAHPGTRLAFWSHFTTPFAGTAFILLWGMPFLTAAQGLDTAHAAGIISVYVVAGMALGPIIGDLSRRLPNQRSVALVLPAVGVQMLAWIAVIAMPEPAPLWLLYALAVALATGGPASMIAFDHARTHNPSHRLSTATGVTNAGGFIAALIAIFLIGFALDLQGAGTPETYSFEAFRIAFLMPIPLWILGVVFIVIERKKTRIRMGLDPERRRRRSLG; this is encoded by the coding sequence GTGCAACAGGTTCCCCGCTCCCCCGTGACGACTCCGGGATGGAGAGCCTGGCTCATCTGGGGCGTCGGGGTCGCCGCCTACGTGCTCGCGATCACGAATCGCACCTCGCTGGGCGCCGTGGGTGTCGAGGCCGCAGACCGGTTCCAGGCCGATGCCTCCACGCTCGCCCTCTTCGCGGTCGTGCAGCTCGCGGTGTACGGAGGGATGCAGATCCCTATCGGCATCCTGCTCGACCGGTTCGGCTCTCGCCCGATCATGACCGTCGGGATGCTGCTGATGGCGGCAGGCCAGCTGACGATGGCGTTGTCACCGAGCATCGGCATCGCGATCTTCGCCCGCATCCTGCTCGGCGCCGGGGACGCCGCGATCTTCCCCGCCGTGCTGCGGCTCGTGGCGACGTGGTTCCCGGCGCAGCGCGGGCCGATCATGGTCCAGTTCACGGGGATTATCGGGCAAGCCGGTCAGCTGGTCGCGCTGGTCCCCCTGGCGGCGCTGCTGCACGCGACCACCTGGACCATCACCTTCGGCAGCATCGCGGGGCTCGGCGTGCTGTTCACGATTCTCGTCGCGCTGCTGATCCGCAACCACCCGGCCGACCGAGAAGCCGACGTGAGCGTCGACACCGACACCGGGGTGATCCGCGTCGTCACGTCGTCCGTCGACACCGGAGTGGGCATCAGAGCGGCGTGGGCGCACCCCGGCACTCGCCTCGCATTCTGGTCGCATTTCACGACGCCCTTCGCCGGGACCGCGTTCATCCTGCTCTGGGGCATGCCGTTCCTCACCGCAGCGCAAGGGCTCGACACCGCGCATGCCGCCGGCATCATCTCGGTCTACGTCGTCGCGGGGATGGCGCTGGGCCCGATCATCGGCGATCTCTCCCGACGGCTCCCCAATCAGCGGTCGGTCGCTCTCGTCCTCCCCGCGGTCGGCGTCCAGATGCTGGCGTGGATCGCTGTCATCGCGATGCCGGAGCCTGCTCCGCTCTGGCTCCTCTACGCACTGGCGGTCGCTCTGGCCACAGGCGGGCCGGCCAGCATGATCGCCTTCGACCACGCGCGCACGCACAACCCGTCGCACCGCCTCAGCACGGCGACCGGCGTGACGAACGCGGGCGGATTCATCGCCGCTCTCATCGCGATCTTCCTGATCGGCTTCGCGCTCGACCTCCAAGGTGCCGGGACGCCGGAGACGTATTCCTTCGAGGCGTTCCGGATCGCCTTCCTGATGCCGATCCCGCTCTGGATCCTCGGTGTCGTGTTCATCGTGATCGAACGCAAGAAGACACGGATCCGGATGGGGCTGGACCCCGAGCGCCGGCGCCGACGCTCCCTAGGATGA
- a CDS encoding DUF5655 domain-containing protein, translating into MEPLSLHHERSTDGRFCRDEGTAELFTIKEVVHPSPRTWMHHIELRSVTDVDEELLGWVVQAYQEAA; encoded by the coding sequence GTGGAACCCCTCTCGTTACATCACGAGCGCAGTACCGATGGTCGTTTCTGTCGCGACGAAGGGACCGCTGAGCTCTTCACGATCAAGGAGGTTGTCCATCCGTCGCCGCGGACCTGGATGCATCACATCGAACTCCGCTCGGTCACCGATGTCGATGAGGAACTTCTTGGATGGGTCGTTCAGGCCTACCAGGAAGCCGCCTAG
- a CDS encoding SGNH/GDSL hydrolase family protein translates to MRYVAIGDSFTEGVGDVLHDGRERGWADLVAQGWADAAGHAISYANLAIRGKLAWPIVEQQLEPALALRPTHLSFNGGGNDMLRPRTDLEHIADAFSRVLRRCDEEGVTLILLSGANPSGQLPMGSLVQRRGDQLSEAVLRRVEGRDDVVRALNWPDRELARPAYWSEDRLHMNAAGHHRVAARVLHGLGFEPPATWWSPTSLAAAGPAGLAYYREFVGPWVRRRVTRTSSGDGRAAKYPAWVERVPHT, encoded by the coding sequence GTGCGCTACGTGGCCATCGGCGATTCCTTCACCGAGGGAGTGGGTGACGTGCTGCACGACGGCCGGGAACGGGGCTGGGCCGACCTCGTCGCCCAGGGGTGGGCGGATGCTGCAGGGCACGCGATCAGCTACGCCAACCTCGCGATCCGTGGCAAGCTCGCCTGGCCGATCGTCGAGCAGCAGCTCGAGCCGGCGCTCGCTCTGCGTCCCACCCACCTGTCGTTCAACGGCGGTGGCAACGACATGCTGCGTCCGCGCACCGACCTCGAGCACATCGCCGACGCCTTCAGCAGGGTTCTCCGTCGGTGCGACGAGGAGGGCGTCACCCTCATCCTGCTCTCCGGCGCGAACCCGAGCGGGCAGTTGCCCATGGGCTCGCTCGTCCAGCGTCGAGGTGACCAGCTGTCCGAGGCGGTGCTGCGCCGCGTCGAGGGTCGCGACGATGTGGTGCGAGCGCTGAACTGGCCGGATCGCGAGCTCGCGCGGCCCGCGTACTGGTCGGAGGACCGCCTGCACATGAACGCCGCCGGACATCACCGGGTCGCCGCGCGCGTGCTGCACGGACTGGGCTTCGAGCCGCCGGCGACCTGGTGGTCGCCGACCTCCTTGGCGGCTGCGGGGCCGGCGGGCCTGGCCTACTACCGCGAGTTCGTCGGCCCGTGGGTGAGGCGGCGTGTCACTCGGACCTCCTCGGGCGACGGACGCGCGGCGAAGTACCCGGCCTGGGTCGAACGGGTCCCACACACGTGA
- a CDS encoding formylglycine-generating enzyme family protein — translation MRRIAGGQVTLHDARRKVERTVRLGDFEIGVFPITEEQLAEVLPIASRHPRRPAADLSWLRAVHFCNAASEWEGLEPVYLFDGEEITWDVTGDGYRLPTEAEWEFACRAGSSGPHYAPLADAAWTAADGVPTPQDVGGKLPNLHGLFDTLGNVWEWCWDLLDPARYDDYRVFRGGGFADDAWSVRASVRRGGGPRMHHEDVGLRVARGGFDTPGEAQGWSVRADRERAAFDGPVPFGWTPPSRPGRR, via the coding sequence ATGCGGCGCATCGCAGGAGGTCAGGTGACCCTCCACGATGCGCGCCGCAAGGTCGAGCGGACCGTGCGTCTCGGCGACTTCGAGATCGGCGTGTTCCCGATCACGGAGGAGCAGCTCGCCGAGGTGCTCCCGATCGCCTCGCGGCATCCTCGTCGACCGGCGGCGGATCTGAGCTGGCTGCGCGCCGTGCACTTCTGCAACGCCGCCTCGGAGTGGGAGGGCCTCGAGCCCGTCTACCTGTTCGACGGCGAGGAGATCACCTGGGACGTCACCGGCGACGGCTACCGACTTCCGACAGAGGCCGAGTGGGAGTTCGCCTGCCGCGCGGGTTCGAGCGGTCCGCACTACGCGCCGCTGGCCGACGCCGCCTGGACCGCGGCCGACGGTGTGCCGACACCGCAGGACGTCGGAGGCAAGCTGCCGAATCTGCACGGCCTGTTCGACACGCTGGGCAACGTGTGGGAGTGGTGCTGGGATCTACTCGACCCGGCCCGGTACGACGACTACAGGGTGTTCCGCGGCGGCGGTTTCGCAGACGACGCCTGGAGCGTGCGGGCTTCCGTCCGCCGTGGGGGAGGGCCCCGGATGCATCATGAAGACGTCGGCCTCCGGGTCGCCCGAGGCGGTTTCGACACTCCGGGCGAGGCGCAGGGCTGGTCCGTGCGCGCCGATCGCGAGCGAGCCGCCTTCGATGGCCCCGTGCCCTTCGGCTGGACGCCTCCCTCTCGGCCCGGTCGGCGGTAG
- a CDS encoding universal stress protein, whose protein sequence is MPESILVGVVDTHASREAVEWAARRAYDRSGRLTLISIVGGAVGAVGEGEMLREALALTAAMLAREATRLQSRGLTVDTRVGRGDPVGELIEASIVCDLLVIGSDHRGPSKGDRRGLHGVRIAAGAHSPVAVVPDIDLTNRSGVVVGIDGSADSERAISFAAEEADRAGDVLTAVTTWTTVPLPVGMHGYPSTYLSGMQQAAEETLAIALAGIGQQYPDLVVHRVVERGTPGRTISDRAAKARLAVVGSHGRGAIARFLLGSTSEEVLSRLATATVVVR, encoded by the coding sequence ATGCCGGAGAGCATCCTGGTCGGCGTCGTCGACACTCACGCTTCGCGTGAGGCGGTCGAGTGGGCGGCACGACGCGCATATGACCGCAGTGGCAGACTCACCCTCATCTCGATCGTCGGTGGTGCTGTAGGTGCGGTCGGGGAGGGGGAGATGCTCCGGGAGGCTCTCGCGTTGACGGCGGCGATGCTTGCGCGTGAGGCGACTCGGCTGCAGTCACGGGGACTGACCGTCGACACGCGTGTGGGGCGGGGCGATCCGGTCGGCGAACTCATCGAGGCCTCGATAGTCTGCGATCTCCTCGTCATCGGAAGCGACCACCGTGGTCCGTCGAAAGGGGACCGACGCGGTCTGCACGGTGTCCGCATAGCGGCGGGCGCTCATAGCCCGGTCGCGGTGGTGCCCGACATCGATCTCACTAACCGAAGTGGAGTTGTCGTGGGCATCGACGGATCGGCTGATTCCGAGCGAGCAATATCGTTTGCTGCCGAGGAGGCTGACAGAGCTGGCGACGTCCTCACGGCTGTGACGACATGGACGACCGTTCCGCTGCCTGTGGGGATGCACGGTTACCCGTCGACCTACCTGTCAGGGATGCAGCAGGCGGCAGAAGAGACACTTGCCATTGCGCTGGCGGGGATCGGGCAACAGTATCCGGATCTCGTCGTGCATCGCGTGGTGGAGAGGGGCACTCCGGGACGGACGATCAGCGACCGGGCAGCCAAAGCCCGGCTGGCGGTGGTCGGGTCTCACGGGCGCGGGGCGATCGCTCGTTTTCTTCTCGGATCCACCAGCGAGGAAGTCCTCTCCCGGCTCGCGACCGCCACCGTCGTGGTGCGCTAA
- a CDS encoding BON domain-containing protein, with product MSTPTVARSDNDIQTAVQDELDWTPDVDAAGIGVAVEDGAVILTGEVDQHSERLAAKRAARRVRGVSTVVDALTVHPKASITITDTDVAREVRRALQWADNVPDTVKAEVSDHNVILTGEVLWDFQRRAAQRTVQHLRGVHRVDNRITLFARVSASDAKERIRNALVRNAQLDANHIVVTVIGNRATLSGHVRSWAEREQAGRAAWASPHITEVENNVRVQSD from the coding sequence ATGAGCACTCCCACCGTGGCGCGCAGCGACAACGACATCCAGACCGCCGTTCAGGACGAACTCGATTGGACCCCGGACGTGGACGCCGCCGGAATCGGCGTTGCTGTCGAGGACGGCGCCGTGATCCTCACTGGTGAGGTCGACCAGCACTCGGAGCGTCTCGCTGCCAAGCGTGCGGCACGGCGTGTGAGAGGCGTGTCGACCGTCGTCGACGCATTGACCGTGCACCCGAAGGCATCGATCACGATCACGGACACGGACGTCGCCCGGGAGGTGCGACGCGCTCTGCAGTGGGCAGACAATGTCCCCGACACAGTCAAAGCTGAGGTGTCGGATCACAACGTGATTCTCACCGGCGAGGTTCTCTGGGACTTCCAACGCCGGGCCGCGCAGCGAACCGTGCAGCATCTGCGCGGGGTGCATCGGGTCGACAACAGGATCACGCTGTTCGCTCGAGTCTCTGCCAGCGATGCGAAGGAGCGAATCAGGAACGCGCTTGTCCGCAACGCGCAGCTCGACGCCAACCACATCGTCGTCACCGTCATCGGGAACAGGGCCACCCTGTCCGGACATGTGCGGTCGTGGGCAGAGAGGGAGCAGGCAGGTCGTGCCGCGTGGGCCTCTCCTCACATCACTGAGGTCGAGAACAACGTGAGAGTCCAGTCAGATTGA
- a CDS encoding GNAT family N-acetyltransferase has product MSPSFTFSDDPALIDRQLVHRWLSEQAYWAKGRTREMQDAAIDASRNYSIRDDHDRQVAYARVVTDGVTFAWLCDVFVDESARGRGIGRMLVTGVIDDLQHSSTVKRIMLATSDADGLYAKFGFAEPDGPSTYMIRPMSH; this is encoded by the coding sequence ATGTCACCGAGCTTCACCTTCTCCGATGACCCCGCGCTGATCGACCGTCAGCTGGTACATCGCTGGCTGAGCGAACAGGCGTACTGGGCGAAGGGGCGCACGAGAGAGATGCAGGATGCGGCGATCGACGCCTCTCGGAACTACTCGATCCGCGACGACCACGACCGTCAGGTCGCCTACGCCCGAGTGGTGACCGACGGGGTGACCTTCGCGTGGCTGTGCGACGTCTTCGTCGACGAATCCGCCCGGGGCCGCGGCATCGGGCGGATGCTGGTCACCGGTGTGATCGACGACCTGCAGCACTCGTCGACCGTGAAGCGGATCATGCTCGCCACGAGCGACGCGGACGGTCTGTATGCGAAGTTCGGCTTCGCCGAGCCCGACGGCCCCAGCACCTACATGATCAGGCCGATGTCGCACTGA
- a CDS encoding DUF885 domain-containing protein, translating to MTSSPRTPTAIDTVADEWVDTLAVLAPTLGTYIGRDEVNDRFGDLSPAGHEEIASATRTTLAKLAALEPVDAIDEVTKTDLSAELALDLELHDANWHLRDLNVIASAAQDVRSAFDLMPTATADDWNVIATRLAAVPDALRGYTETLRAGIVAGVTPARRQVVEVATQIDRYTADDGFFAAFVAEAAPQEGNLPASLARTLADNSAAARVAYDELRSFLAEELAPAATEVDAVGRELYALNSRRFLGATIDLDETYEWGREELARMVAEQTAIANEILPGASVEEAVAHLEADPARKLVGTDALQRWMQETSDRAVAELGATHFDIPEAIRTLECMIAPTQEGGIYYTGPTDDFSRPGRMWWSVPEGVTEFDTWRELTTVYHEGVPGHHLQIAQAVYNRAELNSWRRLLAGTSGHAEGWALYAERLMQQLGYLDDPADRLGMLDGQRMRAARVVLDIGVHLGKPRLDGEGTWDADYALGFMRKNVNMSDQFVQFEVNRYLGWPGQAPSYKVGQRIWEQVRDAYQTERGADFDVKEFHKRALDMGGVGLDTLRTALLKR from the coding sequence ATGACCTCTTCTCCCCGAACCCCCACTGCCATCGACACGGTCGCCGATGAATGGGTCGACACCCTCGCGGTGCTCGCTCCGACGCTCGGCACGTACATCGGTCGGGATGAGGTGAACGACCGATTCGGTGATCTGAGCCCGGCCGGCCACGAGGAGATCGCGTCCGCCACCCGCACGACGCTTGCGAAGCTCGCAGCGCTCGAACCCGTCGACGCGATCGACGAGGTCACGAAGACCGACCTCTCCGCCGAGCTCGCCCTCGACCTCGAGCTGCACGATGCGAACTGGCACCTGCGCGACCTCAACGTGATCGCCTCGGCGGCGCAGGACGTGCGTTCGGCATTCGACCTGATGCCCACGGCGACGGCAGATGACTGGAACGTCATCGCGACCCGCCTCGCGGCCGTTCCCGACGCGCTGCGCGGCTACACCGAGACGCTACGGGCCGGTATCGTTGCCGGCGTCACGCCTGCCCGACGCCAGGTCGTCGAGGTCGCCACGCAGATCGATCGATACACCGCCGACGACGGCTTCTTCGCGGCGTTCGTCGCCGAGGCGGCGCCGCAGGAGGGCAACCTGCCCGCCTCGCTCGCCCGCACCCTGGCCGACAACTCGGCCGCGGCCCGCGTCGCCTACGACGAGCTGCGCAGCTTCCTCGCCGAGGAGCTGGCCCCGGCCGCCACGGAGGTCGACGCGGTGGGCCGTGAGCTCTACGCGCTGAATTCCCGCCGCTTCCTGGGTGCGACGATCGATCTCGACGAGACGTACGAGTGGGGCCGTGAGGAGCTCGCGCGCATGGTCGCCGAGCAGACCGCCATCGCGAACGAGATCCTCCCCGGCGCATCGGTCGAGGAGGCCGTCGCGCACCTCGAGGCGGACCCTGCCCGCAAGCTGGTCGGCACGGACGCCCTGCAGCGATGGATGCAGGAGACGAGCGACCGTGCCGTCGCCGAGCTCGGCGCCACCCACTTCGACATCCCCGAGGCCATCCGCACCCTCGAGTGCATGATCGCGCCGACCCAGGAGGGTGGCATCTACTACACCGGACCGACGGACGACTTCTCTCGCCCCGGTCGCATGTGGTGGTCGGTTCCCGAGGGGGTCACGGAGTTCGACACCTGGCGTGAGCTGACCACGGTCTACCACGAGGGTGTGCCAGGGCATCACCTGCAGATCGCGCAGGCGGTGTACAACCGCGCCGAGCTGAACTCATGGCGTCGCCTGCTGGCGGGGACCTCTGGACATGCGGAGGGCTGGGCGCTGTACGCCGAGCGACTCATGCAGCAGCTCGGGTACCTCGACGATCCGGCCGACCGCCTCGGCATGCTCGACGGCCAGCGCATGCGCGCGGCGCGCGTCGTGCTCGACATCGGCGTCCACCTCGGAAAGCCGCGCCTCGACGGCGAGGGCACCTGGGACGCGGACTACGCGCTGGGCTTCATGCGCAAGAACGTGAACATGTCAGATCAGTTCGTGCAGTTCGAGGTCAACCGCTACCTCGGCTGGCCGGGGCAGGCACCCTCGTACAAGGTCGGTCAGCGCATCTGGGAGCAGGTGCGGGACGCGTACCAGACCGAGCGCGGCGCCGACTTCGACGTGAAGGAGTTCCACAAGCGGGCCCTGGACATGGGCGGTGTAGGACTGGACACGCTGCGCACAGCGCTCCTGAAGCGCTGA
- a CDS encoding LLM class flavin-dependent oxidoreductase, with amino-acid sequence MSIEFGLDTFGDITRGDDGELLTGAQTIRNIVEQAERADSVGVDFFGVGEHHRTEFAVSAPEMVLAAIAARTRSIRLGTAVTVLSSDDPVRVYERFATLDALSNGRAEVVLGRGSFIESFPLFGYDLRDYDALFEQKLELFVELLKEEPVTWSGTMRASLENANVFPKTENGLRTWVGVGGSPESVVRVARHGLGLMLAIIGGPAGRFRQFVDLYHRSVASFGTTSHPIAVHSPGHIADTDEEAWEAAYSGFEAMNNTIGRERGWPPYSRARFQNDVGPAGALYVGSPDRVAAKIADTVTTLGLGRFDLKYATGTLSHDAMMRSIELYGTEVIPRVRKLLADRD; translated from the coding sequence ATGAGCATCGAATTCGGGCTGGACACCTTCGGAGACATCACGAGAGGCGACGACGGCGAGCTCCTCACCGGCGCGCAGACGATCCGCAACATCGTCGAGCAGGCCGAGCGGGCCGACAGCGTCGGCGTCGATTTCTTCGGAGTGGGGGAGCACCACCGCACGGAGTTCGCCGTCTCTGCACCCGAGATGGTGCTCGCCGCGATCGCCGCACGCACCCGCAGCATCCGCCTCGGCACGGCCGTCACAGTCCTGTCGTCTGATGACCCTGTGCGCGTATACGAGCGTTTCGCGACCCTGGATGCCCTCTCGAACGGCCGCGCCGAGGTCGTGCTCGGCCGTGGGTCTTTCATCGAGTCCTTCCCGCTGTTCGGCTACGACCTCCGCGACTACGACGCGCTCTTCGAGCAGAAGCTCGAGCTGTTCGTCGAACTCCTCAAGGAGGAGCCCGTGACCTGGTCCGGCACGATGCGCGCGTCGCTGGAGAACGCGAACGTCTTCCCGAAGACGGAGAACGGTCTGCGCACGTGGGTCGGTGTCGGCGGCAGTCCCGAATCGGTCGTGCGGGTGGCCAGGCACGGGCTCGGTCTGATGCTCGCGATCATCGGCGGTCCTGCGGGTCGCTTCCGTCAGTTCGTCGACCTGTACCACCGCTCGGTCGCCTCGTTCGGCACGACGTCGCATCCGATCGCCGTCCATTCGCCTGGTCACATCGCCGACACCGACGAGGAGGCATGGGAGGCCGCGTACTCCGGGTTTGAGGCGATGAACAACACCATCGGTCGCGAGCGCGGGTGGCCCCCGTACAGCAGGGCACGGTTCCAGAACGACGTCGGCCCCGCCGGCGCGCTGTACGTCGGCTCCCCGGACCGGGTCGCCGCGAAGATCGCAGATACGGTCACGACCCTCGGTCTCGGACGCTTCGATCTGAAGTACGCCACGGGCACGCTGTCGCACGATGCGATGATGCGCAGCATCGAGCTCTACGGCACCGAGGTCATCCCACGGGTGCGAAAGCTGCTCGCAGACCGCGACTGA
- a CDS encoding MFS transporter, with the protein MANTALPSRASIAGRLDELPFTRRHLRLLTGSGVGWALDAMDVGLISFILAALTQQWGLSKTDAGWIASVGFIGMALGATLGGLLADKWGRRQVFALTLLVYGVATGASALVGGLAALLVLRFLVGLGLGAELPVASTYVSEFAPARIRGRLIVILEAFWALGWTAAALIGFFVIPASDAGWRWAFALGAIPAVYALIVRWGLPESPRWLASRGRIAEADRIVSAFEADAGVIAEPAIRREPVSRAIAITARARLTTLWNAEFRVRTVCLWIVWLCVNFAYYGAFIWIPSILVDAGFDLVRSFGFTLIITLAQLPGYAVAAWLIEVWGRRITLSVFLIGSAVAAVFFGTSTTEAAIIASGMALSFFNLGAWGALYAVTPEIYPTSLRGTGAGWAAGVGRIASIIAPLAVPVLLVAGGAPVLFAVFGACFVAAAAAAWGLVDRGGVALDDR; encoded by the coding sequence ATGGCCAACACCGCGCTGCCGAGCCGGGCATCGATCGCCGGACGTCTCGACGAGCTTCCGTTCACGCGTCGCCATCTTCGTCTCCTCACCGGTTCCGGGGTCGGGTGGGCGCTGGATGCCATGGACGTCGGGCTCATCTCGTTCATCCTCGCCGCTCTCACCCAGCAGTGGGGCCTGAGCAAGACGGATGCCGGCTGGATCGCCTCGGTCGGATTCATCGGGATGGCGCTCGGTGCCACGCTGGGCGGTCTGCTGGCCGACAAGTGGGGCCGGCGACAGGTGTTCGCGCTCACCCTGCTGGTCTACGGCGTGGCCACCGGAGCCAGTGCGCTCGTCGGGGGACTCGCTGCCCTGCTGGTGCTCCGCTTCCTCGTCGGACTCGGGCTCGGCGCAGAGCTGCCCGTCGCGTCAACGTACGTGAGCGAGTTCGCGCCCGCTCGTATCCGCGGCCGCCTGATCGTCATCCTCGAGGCATTCTGGGCGCTCGGCTGGACGGCGGCCGCGCTGATCGGGTTCTTCGTGATCCCGGCATCCGATGCGGGCTGGCGGTGGGCATTCGCACTCGGGGCGATCCCGGCCGTGTACGCGCTCATCGTGCGTTGGGGCCTTCCGGAGTCCCCGCGATGGCTCGCATCGCGCGGGCGGATCGCCGAGGCGGATCGCATCGTCTCCGCCTTCGAGGCGGATGCCGGCGTGATCGCCGAACCAGCGATCCGGCGTGAGCCGGTGTCCCGCGCCATCGCCATCACAGCCAGGGCGCGGCTGACGACGTTGTGGAACGCCGAGTTCCGGGTGCGCACGGTGTGCCTGTGGATCGTGTGGCTCTGCGTGAACTTCGCGTACTACGGCGCCTTCATCTGGATCCCCAGCATCCTGGTCGATGCAGGTTTCGACCTCGTCCGATCCTTCGGATTCACGCTCATCATCACCCTGGCGCAGCTGCCTGGCTACGCCGTGGCCGCCTGGCTGATCGAGGTGTGGGGACGACGGATCACCCTGTCGGTGTTCCTGATCGGCTCGGCCGTCGCGGCCGTCTTCTTCGGCACCTCCACGACCGAGGCGGCCATCATCGCCTCGGGGATGGCCCTGTCGTTCTTCAACCTCGGAGCCTGGGGCGCGCTGTATGCAGTCACCCCGGAGATCTACCCCACCTCGCTGCGCGGCACGGGTGCAGGCTGGGCCGCCGGTGTCGGCAGGATCGCGTCGATCATCGCCCCGCTGGCGGTGCCCGTGCTGCTGGTCGCCGGGGGAGCGCCCGTGCTCTTCGCGGTCTTCGGAGCCTGCTTCGTCGCAGCGGCAGCGGCCGCGTGGGGGCTCGTCGACCGAGGTGGCGTCGCCCTCGACGATCGGTGA